A region from the Brachyspira hampsonii genome encodes:
- a CDS encoding acyl-CoA dehydratase activase-related protein, which produces MEKIFKAGIDIGSTTAKMVVYDNDNNMIFKTYVRHNADIKDTLLSILDNLHAMHGDLKLSLAMTGTAGMGICEKTGVSFVQEVIASSTAIRKIYPYGRTLIDIGGEDAKIIVFDDNFKADIRMNGNCAGGTGAFIDQMATLLNVQPSELSTLAEKSTSIYPMASRCGVFAKTDVQTLISRDIPKADIAKSIFQAVAVQTVNTLAKGFEIKPKILFTGGPLTFLPELRRTFLALLDATEDDMYTVEHPELTAAIGAAFGEIEEQTIIKVSDFTKLVENISAEVKITNSKTREALFTSQEEYEKWQEDHSKDKVKSADVSTVNGKNTFLGIDSGSTTTKIVIIDEDGQVVLRHYRNNNGNPVGAVTEGLTEIKKELDEKNIKINIARTAVTGYGEDLIKAAFNMDEGIVETMAHYRGAKAFDKDVSFILDIGGQDMKAIFIKDGIIENIEINEACSSGCGSFIETFARGMGYKVADFANIACESASPCDLGSRCTVFMNSKVKQSLREGSSVSDISAGLAKSVTLNCFTKVLKITDTSILGDHIVVQGGTFKNSAVLRSVEKFLDKKVIRPDISELMGAYGCALLALDTYNTKEEDTTFIGLDNLQEANDYERKQLTCKGCENLCTVTRLKFKDLKSFYTGNKCERIFSNKGTGEKKYGMDITQKKLSLLFDRPLAPASDEIKGTIGIPRVLNMYQNFPFWATILVECGYRVQLSSPSSMAIAEKGSGTVMSDNICFPAKIANGHIYDLIESKVDRIFYPSVVLEKTEDDGSVNSYNCPVVTGYPDVIDSSISPLTKYGIPFDAPTISFLNEDLLYKGCKAYFVKVLGINKKDFDRAFKMALKEQVRIKEELRAEGKKIIEHAKETQTPTILIVSRPYHIDPLINHKIPETIASFGINVITEDGLDIDESLADVQVLTQWSYPNKMFKAALWACKQKDMKLEIVQINSFGCGPDATTSDEIKSILNAYGKSPTLVKVDEISSPGSIRLRIRSMIESMKMKGDFTVSDEPNRTIIKRYEKNDRRAILVPKFGQFYDPMILTLLERSGYDTIPLPEPDVESVELGLRYANQDICYPATIVIGDIIRAVQSGQYDPKNIAAGITQTGGQCRASNYASLIKRGLINAGYPDVPVVTVGLTVINDQPGFELSKIDLMKEGIIAMPYADAISTMYYYCAAREVKKGESLALANKYIALHPKDFALKATDKLLKQAIAEFNAIETNEDLSLPKAGLVGEIYVKYNKFANGDVCDWLMSKGVEVIVPPVFDFFVQKVISEQVNKETNARDVSFLGYYGSKISEKVIDMRIDSINQMMSKFKGFRPAHHIRHIAENAAKVTAMTNQFGEAWLLPGEIATFAEEGVNNVLCLQPFGCIANHIIARGIETRLKTRYPDLNLLYLDMDAGASEVNTINRLEFFVRSAKDSMNTSVNINYVKESVGEYAK; this is translated from the coding sequence ATGGAAAAAATTTTCAAAGCAGGTATTGATATTGGTTCAACTACCGCAAAAATGGTTGTATATGATAATGACAATAATATGATATTTAAAACTTATGTTAGGCATAATGCGGATATAAAAGATACATTATTGTCAATATTAGATAATTTACATGCTATGCATGGTGATCTGAAACTTTCACTTGCTATGACAGGTACAGCAGGTATGGGTATATGCGAGAAGACAGGTGTTAGCTTTGTACAAGAGGTAATTGCTTCTTCAACAGCTATCAGAAAGATTTATCCTTATGGAAGAACTTTGATAGATATAGGAGGAGAAGATGCTAAAATCATAGTATTTGATGATAATTTCAAAGCTGATATAAGAATGAACGGTAACTGTGCCGGCGGTACAGGTGCTTTCATAGATCAAATGGCTACACTTCTTAATGTTCAGCCTTCAGAGCTTTCTACATTAGCTGAAAAATCAACTTCTATATATCCTATGGCAAGCAGATGCGGAGTATTCGCTAAAACAGATGTACAGACTCTTATAAGCCGTGATATACCTAAAGCGGATATTGCTAAAAGTATATTCCAAGCTGTTGCTGTTCAAACTGTTAATACTTTAGCTAAAGGTTTTGAGATTAAGCCTAAAATATTATTTACAGGCGGTCCTTTAACATTCCTTCCGGAATTAAGAAGGACTTTCTTAGCTCTTTTAGATGCTACAGAAGATGATATGTATACTGTTGAGCATCCAGAATTAACTGCTGCAATAGGTGCTGCTTTCGGAGAAATAGAAGAGCAGACTATAATAAAAGTTTCTGATTTTACTAAATTAGTTGAAAATATTTCAGCAGAAGTAAAAATCACTAATTCTAAAACAAGAGAAGCTTTATTTACAAGTCAGGAAGAATATGAAAAGTGGCAGGAAGATCACAGCAAAGATAAAGTAAAATCTGCGGATGTGTCTACTGTTAATGGTAAAAATACATTCTTAGGTATAGATTCCGGATCTACTACTACAAAAATTGTTATTATTGATGAGGACGGACAGGTAGTTTTAAGACATTACAGAAATAACAATGGTAATCCTGTAGGTGCTGTTACTGAAGGTCTTACAGAGATTAAAAAAGAATTAGATGAAAAGAATATTAAAATAAATATAGCAAGAACTGCTGTTACAGGATATGGAGAAGATTTAATAAAAGCTGCTTTCAATATGGACGAAGGTATCGTTGAAACTATGGCTCATTACAGAGGAGCTAAGGCTTTTGATAAAGATGTCAGCTTCATACTTGATATAGGCGGACAGGATATGAAGGCTATATTCATTAAAGACGGTATTATAGAAAATATTGAAATTAATGAAGCTTGTTCTTCAGGCTGCGGTTCATTCATAGAAACATTTGCACGCGGAATGGGTTATAAAGTTGCTGATTTTGCTAATATTGCCTGCGAATCTGCAAGTCCTTGCGATTTGGGAAGCCGCTGTACAGTATTTATGAACAGTAAAGTAAAACAATCATTAAGAGAAGGTTCTTCTGTTTCTGATATTTCTGCTGGTCTTGCTAAAAGTGTTACATTAAACTGTTTTACTAAAGTATTAAAAATTACTGATACTTCTATTTTAGGAGATCATATAGTAGTTCAGGGCGGTACTTTCAAAAACTCTGCTGTTCTTCGTTCTGTAGAAAAATTCTTAGATAAAAAAGTTATTCGTCCTGATATATCAGAGCTTATGGGTGCTTATGGATGTGCCTTGCTTGCTTTGGATACTTATAATACTAAAGAAGAAGATACTACTTTTATAGGTTTGGATAATTTACAGGAAGCTAATGATTATGAAAGAAAACAGCTTACTTGTAAAGGCTGCGAAAACCTTTGTACTGTTACAAGATTGAAATTCAAAGATTTAAAATCATTCTATACAGGAAATAAATGTGAAAGAATATTCTCAAATAAAGGTACAGGCGAAAAGAAATACGGTATGGATATTACTCAGAAAAAACTTTCTCTTCTTTTTGACAGACCTTTAGCTCCAGCCTCAGATGAAATAAAAGGCACTATTGGTATACCTCGCGTACTTAATATGTATCAAAACTTCCCATTCTGGGCTACTATACTTGTAGAATGCGGATACAGAGTACAGTTATCATCTCCTTCTAGTATGGCTATAGCAGAAAAAGGTTCTGGTACTGTTATGAGTGATAATATATGTTTCCCTGCTAAAATAGCCAACGGACATATATATGATTTGATAGAGTCTAAAGTAGACAGAATATTCTATCCTTCTGTAGTATTAGAAAAAACTGAAGATGACGGAAGTGTTAATAGTTATAACTGTCCTGTAGTTACAGGATACCCTGATGTAATAGACAGTTCTATTAGTCCATTAACTAAATACGGCATACCTTTTGATGCTCCGACAATTTCTTTCTTGAATGAAGACTTATTATATAAAGGCTGTAAGGCTTATTTTGTTAAAGTTTTAGGAATAAATAAAAAAGATTTCGACAGAGCTTTCAAAATGGCTTTAAAGGAACAGGTAAGAATTAAAGAAGAATTAAGAGCTGAAGGCAAAAAAATAATAGAACATGCCAAAGAAACTCAAACTCCTACAATACTTATAGTAAGCAGACCTTATCATATAGACCCATTAATCAATCATAAGATACCTGAAACTATTGCTTCATTCGGTATCAATGTTATTACAGAAGACGGTTTGGATATAGATGAATCTCTTGCCGATGTTCAAGTATTAACACAATGGTCTTATCCTAATAAAATGTTTAAAGCTGCTTTATGGGCTTGCAAACAAAAAGATATGAAACTTGAGATAGTTCAGATTAACAGTTTCGGATGCGGTCCTGATGCTACTACTTCAGATGAAATAAAATCTATACTTAATGCTTATGGTAAGAGTCCTACTTTGGTAAAAGTTGATGAAATTTCAAGTCCCGGAAGTATCAGATTAAGAATACGCTCTATGATAGAAAGTATGAAGATGAAAGGTGATTTTACTGTAAGTGATGAGCCTAACAGAACTATTATTAAAAGATATGAGAAAAATGACAGACGAGCAATACTTGTACCTAAATTCGGACAATTCTATGATCCTATGATTTTAACTCTATTAGAGAGAAGCGGATATGATACAATTCCTCTTCCGGAACCAGATGTTGAATCAGTTGAACTTGGTTTAAGATATGCCAATCAGGATATATGTTATCCTGCAACAATAGTAATAGGGGATATTATAAGAGCCGTACAAAGCGGACAATATGATCCTAAAAATATAGCTGCCGGTATTACTCAAACAGGAGGACAATGCCGTGCTAGTAATTATGCTTCTCTTATAAAAAGAGGTTTAATTAATGCAGGTTATCCTGATGTTCCTGTTGTTACAGTTGGTTTAACAGTTATTAATGATCAGCCGGGTTTCGAGCTTTCAAAAATTGATTTGATGAAAGAGGGTATTATAGCTATGCCTTATGCTGATGCTATATCTACAATGTATTATTATTGTGCGGCAAGAGAGGTAAAAAAAGGAGAATCTTTGGCTCTTGCTAATAAATATATAGCTTTACACCCTAAAGATTTTGCTCTTAAAGCCACTGATAAATTATTAAAACAGGCTATAGCAGAGTTTAATGCCATTGAAACTAATGAAGATTTATCTCTTCCTAAGGCCGGTTTAGTTGGAGAGATTTATGTAAAATATAATAAATTTGCTAACGGAGATGTTTGCGATTGGTTAATGTCAAAAGGTGTTGAGGTGATAGTTCCTCCTGTATTTGACTTCTTTGTACAGAAAGTTATAAGCGAACAGGTTAATAAAGAAACTAATGCAAGAGATGTATCATTCTTAGGCTATTACGGCTCTAAAATATCTGAAAAAGTTATTGATATGAGAATAGATTCTATAAATCAGATGATGTCTAAATTCAAAGGTTTCAGACCTGCTCATCATATACGCCATATAGCTGAAAATGCTGCTAAGGTTACTGCTATGACTAATCAATTCGGAGAGGCTTGGCTTTTACCGGGTGAAATAGCAACTTTCGCAGAAGAAGGCGTAAATAATGTACTTTGTCTTCAGCCTTTTGGTTGTATTGCTAATCATATTATAGCTAGAGGTATTGAAACTAGACTTAAAACTAGATATCCTGATTTGAATCTTCTTTATTTGGATATGGATGCTGGTGCTAGTGAAGTTAATACTATAAACCGTTTAGAGTTCTTCGTTCGTTCTGCTAAAGACAGCATGAATACTTCAGTGAATATCAATTATGTTAAAGAGTCAGTTGGAGAATATGCTAAATAA
- a CDS encoding AAA family ATPase, protein MKRYLTIKNFRNINPVIINNKENNTSKKEDEVKYGRLYLNGDVEQGALISIIGANGTGKTNILSAVEKAFKGGIDDKIDNPKIESFIGCKPELEIFIESDSGIIYKGKCEAIEIKKEGYSEEYEYKYELVWELEENKINTDSILSKDYLLKITDYIFKTEMNIDEKNNKKNIDEKNIIYRWNYIYDIYKNNYELDNKSKKEYTYEDILNYTVSKIMDIISKYKENENVDKLKLLISLLDKTFYIENEASKYCEFNFNDNLIDKNYFEKLLYILKEIECKDINIYVHRENINDSELTVKCYGTRIDNIIYKSNFLRSLFKASDNMEMYNNLIENYTDILLDVAFTKQTESEINKLFDGTVSKKFNELYKSDNEYKFKIALEERSIKIYFETKNGLTNLENESEGFNWFFSLFFNTINPNELKKGDIIIIDEPEQHLSVPLIKELRKFLKEFSKDNGITIITSTQIPYFADIHYLDELKIVEPKQDGIGVKIENDFSATYGKVDTLEKIINAFGVKHIDIMRDTKIVYVEGITDYNYLTAFKLLMEHIENREINTAFMPINGVGRPNDERKKNDIIDSLCKLSAKPILLIDSDISADQFTELAEGTNLRITQLEDISSNFITIEDLFDDKDKQTYKIYENHKDALISALFKNNIIDYYEKNMISQKTIDNFFKVIREID, encoded by the coding sequence ATGAAAAGATACTTAACAATTAAAAACTTTAGAAACATCAATCCTGTAATAATAAATAATAAAGAAAATAATACATCTAAAAAAGAAGATGAAGTAAAATACGGCAGATTATATCTTAACGGCGATGTAGAGCAGGGGGCATTAATAAGCATCATAGGGGCAAACGGTACTGGTAAAACTAATATACTTTCAGCTGTAGAAAAAGCATTTAAAGGCGGTATAGATGATAAAATAGATAACCCTAAAATAGAAAGTTTTATAGGATGCAAACCTGAATTAGAAATATTTATTGAATCAGACAGCGGTATTATATATAAAGGTAAGTGTGAAGCTATAGAGATAAAAAAAGAAGGCTATAGCGAAGAATATGAATATAAATATGAACTTGTATGGGAATTAGAAGAAAATAAAATTAATACTGATAGTATATTAAGTAAAGATTATCTATTAAAGATAACAGATTATATATTTAAAACCGAAATGAACATAGATGAAAAGAATAATAAAAAAAATATAGATGAAAAAAATATAATTTATAGATGGAATTATATTTATGATATTTATAAAAATAATTATGAACTTGATAATAAATCAAAAAAAGAATACACTTACGAAGATATATTAAATTATACTGTATCAAAAATAATGGATATAATTTCTAAGTACAAAGAAAATGAAAATGTAGATAAATTAAAATTATTAATTAGCTTGCTTGATAAAACATTCTATATAGAAAATGAAGCTTCTAAATATTGCGAGTTCAATTTTAATGACAATTTAATTGATAAAAATTATTTTGAAAAATTATTATATATATTAAAAGAAATTGAATGTAAAGATATAAATATATATGTTCATAGAGAAAATATAAATGATAGTGAGCTTACAGTAAAATGTTATGGAACTAGAATAGATAATATTATATATAAATCTAATTTCCTGCGTTCATTATTCAAAGCCTCTGATAATATGGAAATGTATAATAATTTAATAGAAAACTATACTGATATATTATTGGATGTTGCTTTTACAAAGCAGACAGAAAGTGAAATAAATAAGCTTTTTGATGGTACTGTATCAAAAAAATTCAATGAGCTTTATAAATCAGATAATGAATATAAATTTAAAATAGCATTAGAGGAGCGTTCTATAAAAATATATTTTGAAACTAAAAACGGGCTTACAAATTTAGAAAATGAATCTGAAGGCTTTAATTGGTTTTTTAGTTTATTCTTCAATACAATAAATCCTAATGAATTAAAAAAAGGTGATATAATAATAATTGATGAACCAGAACAGCATTTATCGGTACCTTTAATAAAAGAACTAAGAAAATTTTTAAAAGAGTTTTCTAAAGATAATGGTATTACTATAATTACATCTACTCAAATTCCTTATTTTGCAGATATTCATTATTTAGATGAATTAAAAATAGTAGAGCCTAAACAAGACGGCATAGGAGTAAAAATAGAAAATGACTTTTCGGCTACTTATGGTAAGGTGGATACATTAGAAAAAATTATCAATGCATTTGGAGTTAAGCATATAGATATTATGAGAGATACTAAAATAGTATATGTTGAAGGTATTACAGATTATAATTATCTTACAGCTTTTAAATTATTAATGGAGCATATAGAAAATAGAGAAATAAATACAGCGTTCATGCCTATTAATGGGGTGGGAAGACCTAATGATGAAAGAAAGAAAAATGATATAATAGATTCTTTATGTAAACTTTCTGCTAAGCCAATTCTATTAATTGACAGCGATATTTCAGCAGATCAATTTACAGAGTTAGCAGAAGGAACAAATTTAAGAATAACTCAGCTTGAAGATATAAGTTCTAATTTTATTACAATAGAAGATTTATTTGATGATAAAGATAAACAAACTTATAAAATATATGAAAATCATAAAGATGCTTTAATTTCTGCTTTGTTCAAAAATAATATAATAGACTATTATGAAAAAAATATGATATCTCAAAAAACTATTGATAATTTCTTTAAGGTTATTAGAGAAATAGATTAA
- a CDS encoding rhodanese-like domain-containing protein codes for MKRNLFIIITLLLTAVVCNAQTNEASYELDNVKVVNKNGLALNDFISLLKSDPNIILVDVRTPQEIKETGTIKNAVNIDYRAKGYSKKLLSLDKNKKYMFYCKTGGRSGKTVQYLIDNGCKNVNYLKDAGYGELSAALK; via the coding sequence ATGAAAAGAAATCTTTTTATTATCATCACATTATTATTAACAGCTGTTGTATGTAATGCACAAACTAATGAAGCTTCATACGAACTTGACAATGTAAAAGTTGTTAATAAAAACGGCTTAGCTCTTAATGATTTTATATCATTATTGAAATCTGATCCTAATATAATATTAGTTGATGTCAGAACACCTCAAGAAATTAAAGAAACAGGAACTATAAAAAATGCTGTCAATATTGATTATAGAGCTAAAGGCTACAGCAAAAAACTTTTATCATTGGATAAAAATAAAAAATATATGTTCTATTGCAAAACAGGCGGACGCTCTGGAAAAACAGTGCAGTATTTGATTGATAATGGATGTAAAAATGTTAATTATCTCAAAGATGCAGGATATGGAGAACTTTCAGCTGCTTTGAAATAA